ACAAGCCGAAAAATTACAATTGCGCTATCAGAAAAAAAGTATTCGAGAACAAAAAGAAAAAATTCGGCAAAAATTATATCAAGATGGATTTCAAAGTGACATTATTCAAGAAGTATGTAGCGAATTGGAATTTTCTTTAGAATCAGAATTAGAAAAAATGCGTCCGGTTGCAGATCGATATTGGAAAAAGTATCAAAAATATGATGAATACACAAGAAAAGAAAAATTAAAAATGATGCTATATCGTAAAGGATATGCCAGTGATGATATTCAACAGTATTTACAAGAAAAAGAAGAGGAGCAAGGATGAAAGAACAGTTATTACAATGGTATGATGGGCATAAAAGAGAATTGCCGTGGCGAAGTGATCCTACACCTTATCATGTTATGGTATCAGAAATTATGTTACAACAAACTCGAGTTGTGACCGTTTTACCTTATTATCAACGATTTATTGAAGAATTACCGACGATTCAAGCGTTAGCAGAAGTTTCTGAAGAAAAGTTACATCAACTTTGGGCTGGGTTGGGATACTATTCAAGAGCAAGAAACTTAAAAGTCGCAGCCCAACAAATTCAAGAATTAGGGTATTTTCCTTCTTCTTATACTGAATTACTTACTTTAAAAGGAATTGGACCTTATACCGCAGGAGCGATTGCGTCCATTGCTTTTCAAGAAGCAGTTCCAGCAGTAGATGGGAATGTATTACGGGTATATACTCGCTTATATCAAATCAAAGGAGATATCAAAAAGGCACGTACAGTCAATGAAGTTCGTAAAGTCGTAGAACAAACGATTTCTCATACTCGACCTGGAGACTTTAATCAAGCATTGATGGATCTTGGAAGTGAGATTTGTACTCCAAAATCACCACGTTGTTTGGATTGTCCTTTACAAGAACAATGTCTTTCTTTCCAACAAAATACCGTACTTGATTTTCCAGAAAAAGGGAAAAAGATAGAGAAAAAAGAAGAGTATTTTGTGGCTATGGCATACCATAATGAAAACGGAGAGTATTACTTCTTACCGCCAAAAGAAAAAGGATTGTTACAAAATATGCGCCTTTTTCCATTAGAAGAAGTTTCTAAAGAAAAGTTTATGTCTTTTGAGCGTTACTATAGTGAAAAAGGACAAGTTTCTTTATTGGAGCCATCTACTCCTTATCTTTCTTCTTTGGCGACAAATCAAGAAGAGTGGCACTATGCAGGGGAAGTGAAACATATTTTTACCCATAAAGTATGGCATATTTTAGTGTTAACTCAAAAAGTAAAAGAATCCACAGATTTTGGTGGATATCAATTAAATCAAGTTCCATTTGCACTTTGTAAATTACAAGAAAAGATGAATCAATGTATTGAAAAAAGCGAAAAAGGAAAATAGACAGAAGCACGAACTTTCGATATAATAATCAAGAATGAACGATATTCTGTTAGAAAGAAGGGTAAAGGATGCACGTTCCAAAAGAAGGTGACATCATTACCATCCAAAGTTATAAACATGACGGTAGCTTGCATCGCACTTGGCGAGACACCATGGTCTTAAAAACAAGTGAGAATTCCATTATTGGTGTAAACGATCATACATTAGTAACTGAAGCCAACGGTAGACGTTGGGTTACACGTGAACCTGCCATTGTCTACTTTCACAAAAAATATTGGTTTAACATTGTCGCGATGATTCGCGAACGTGGAGTATCTTACTACTGTAATTTAGCTTCCCCATATGTTTTAGATGCAGAGGCGTTAAAATATATCGATTATGATTTAGATATCAAAGTATTCCCAGATGGAGAAAAACGCCTCCTTGATGTAGACGAGTATGAAATTCATCGACGTCAAATGCATTATTCCAAGGAAATAGACTATATTTTAAAAGAAAATGTCAAAATTTTAGTCGATTGGATTAATCATCATAAAGGACCTTTCTCTCAAGAATATGTAGATATTTGGTATGATCGTTACAAGCAACTGTCGAGAAAATAAGTTTTGATGGGTGATTTTTATGAAAAAAGGTTAGTCTTTACTAGCCTTTTTTTGTATAATGAAAAAAAGAAAAGGAGGCATCTATGTTTGAAAAATTCAATAAATCGAATCTTTTATTTTGGTCGTTAGAATTATTGATTTTGGCATCTTTAATTTTTGTTTCGACAAAGATTAAATTTCTTTTCCAGCCAATTTCAGCATTTTGTTCGACCTTGTTTGCTCCTTTGTTGCTTGCTGGATTTTTATATTATATTACGAATCCATTAGTAACATTATTAGAGCGCTTTAAAATCAAGCGAATTATTGGAATTGCAATTGTTTTTCTATTGTTAATTGGCATTATTAGTCTTTCTGTATCTACTTTTATCCCAAGCTTGATTGCTCAATTGGTAGATTTATCAAAAAATATTCCTTCAGTGATGGGAGATTTACAAGATTTCTTTGCTAAAATTAGCCATGAGCCATGGATGAAAGAATTAAACATTGATCAATATTTGCATAAATTTGATATTTCGATTGCTAAAACGATCAAAGGATTATTAGTGACGATTAGTTCTGGACTAGGAAATCTATTATCTTCATTGACCAGTATGGTGATGATGATGATTACTGTGCCTTTTATTTTGTTTTACATGCTAAAAGATGGTCATAAAATGATTCCAGGAATTCGTAAACATTTGCCAAAAAGTATTCGTGATGACATTGCTAACTTATTACATAAAATGAGTGATACTTTATCTTCTTATATTAGTGGACAAGCGATGGAATGTGTGTTTGTAGCACTTTGCACCTTTGTTGGTTATGAATTAATTGGTATTCCTTATGCCTTTTTATTAGCGGTTATTGCCGGGCTAACAAACATGGTTCCTTACCTAGGGCCTTATTTGGGATTGGCACCAGCAATGTTTGTTACTGTATTCCATTCTCCATGGAAAGCCGTTTTATGTGCTGTAGTGGTTTTAATCGTCCAACAAATTGATGGAAATATTATTTATCCAAATGTCATTGGAAAGAGTTTAGATATACATCCTTTAACAATTATTATTATTTTACTTGTTGCAGGAAATATCGCTGGGGTATTAGGAATGATTTTAGGAGTTCCTTTCTATGCGATTGTTAAGGTGATTGTGAAGTCATTTTTACAGATTTACCGAATTCACAAGCAGCAGCAACGAGAAGATGCTTTAGTTAAAGGAATTAATGGAGAAGAGTAAGGGGTACGCCTCTTACTTTTTTGTGTTATAATAACGATAAAATGAATAAAAAGTGAGGAATGTGAAATGCCAGACGGAGACAGTCATTCGATTTTATTCGAATTGGTATTATTAGTCGTCTTAACATTAATTAATGCTTTTTTTGCTGCAGCAGAAATGGCGATGGTGCAAGTGAACCATAATCGCTTAGAGCAGCAATCAGAGCAAGGAGATAAAAAAGCAACGTTGATCTTGAAAATTTTAAAAGAACCAACGAACTTTTTATCAACGATTCAAGTAGGAATTACGGTCGTTACTTTGCTATCAGGGGCCTCTTTAGCAGATTCGATTGCGAAGATGATTGCGCCTTTATTAGGAGGTTCTACAGCAGCGTATCAAATCTCTCAAGTGATTGCGATGATTATTTTGACGTATATCTCCATTGTTTTTGGAGAATTATACCCAAAACGTATTGCTATGAATTGTCCCGACCAAGTCGCTCGTTTTGTTGTTCAACCGATTCGTTGGTTGAGTATTTTAGCGAAGCCTTTTGTTTGGTTATTGTCAAAATCAATCGATGTGTTGTCTAAATTAACACCGATGAAATTTGATGATGCAGAAAACAAAATGACGCGTGATGAAATGCGCTACTTATTAGAAAATGAAGGAGCAGGCATTTTAGATCATGAAGAACTAGAAATGGTCCAAGGGGTATTTTCTTTAGATTCAATGAAAGCAAAAGAAGTGATGGTACCACGACCAGATATGTTTATGATTGATGTAGAAGAAGACCAAAAAGAAAGTGTCCGTAAAATTTTAGAAGAACGATATTCAAGAATTCCTGTCTATCAAGAAGACCGTGATAATGTGATT
The nucleotide sequence above comes from Catellicoccus marimammalium M35/04/3. Encoded proteins:
- the mutY gene encoding A/G-specific adenine glycosylase translates to MKEQLLQWYDGHKRELPWRSDPTPYHVMVSEIMLQQTRVVTVLPYYQRFIEELPTIQALAEVSEEKLHQLWAGLGYYSRARNLKVAAQQIQELGYFPSSYTELLTLKGIGPYTAGAIASIAFQEAVPAVDGNVLRVYTRLYQIKGDIKKARTVNEVRKVVEQTISHTRPGDFNQALMDLGSEICTPKSPRCLDCPLQEQCLSFQQNTVLDFPEKGKKIEKKEEYFVAMAYHNENGEYYFLPPKEKGLLQNMRLFPLEEVSKEKFMSFERYYSEKGQVSLLEPSTPYLSSLATNQEEWHYAGEVKHIFTHKVWHILVLTQKVKESTDFGGYQLNQVPFALCKLQEKMNQCIEKSEKGK
- the ntdP gene encoding nucleoside tri-diphosphate phosphatase, which gives rise to MHVPKEGDIITIQSYKHDGSLHRTWRDTMVLKTSENSIIGVNDHTLVTEANGRRWVTREPAIVYFHKKYWFNIVAMIRERGVSYYCNLASPYVLDAEALKYIDYDLDIKVFPDGEKRLLDVDEYEIHRRQMHYSKEIDYILKENVKILVDWINHHKGPFSQEYVDIWYDRYKQLSRK
- a CDS encoding AI-2E family transporter, whose protein sequence is MFEKFNKSNLLFWSLELLILASLIFVSTKIKFLFQPISAFCSTLFAPLLLAGFLYYITNPLVTLLERFKIKRIIGIAIVFLLLIGIISLSVSTFIPSLIAQLVDLSKNIPSVMGDLQDFFAKISHEPWMKELNIDQYLHKFDISIAKTIKGLLVTISSGLGNLLSSLTSMVMMMITVPFILFYMLKDGHKMIPGIRKHLPKSIRDDIANLLHKMSDTLSSYISGQAMECVFVALCTFVGYELIGIPYAFLLAVIAGLTNMVPYLGPYLGLAPAMFVTVFHSPWKAVLCAVVVLIVQQIDGNIIYPNVIGKSLDIHPLTIIIILLVAGNIAGVLGMILGVPFYAIVKVIVKSFLQIYRIHKQQQREDALVKGINGEE
- a CDS encoding hemolysin family protein; the protein is MPDGDSHSILFELVLLVVLTLINAFFAAAEMAMVQVNHNRLEQQSEQGDKKATLILKILKEPTNFLSTIQVGITVVTLLSGASLADSIAKMIAPLLGGSTAAYQISQVIAMIILTYISIVFGELYPKRIAMNCPDQVARFVVQPIRWLSILAKPFVWLLSKSIDVLSKLTPMKFDDAENKMTRDEMRYLLENEGAGILDHEELEMVQGVFSLDSMKAKEVMVPRPDMFMIDVEEDQKESVRKILEERYSRIPVYQEDRDNVIGIVHTKRILNAAYQVGFENFQLKDVMQEPLFVPETIFADDLLYEFKRTQNQMAIVLDEYGSTVGLVTLEDLLEEIVGEIDDESDEIDCLYKKISENEYLIQGRMTINEFNDIFHQKLEMDEVDTMAGYLISALGVIPEEGEHLSYEVDHLILTTEVIEDARIIELKVKFLEEEKIVEEEEN